One genomic region from Lysobacterales bacterium encodes:
- a CDS encoding BRCT domain-containing protein yields MNYNSAANAKRNITEAIGLMRGVMADGNVNKAEAEFMLGWILSQDKLSSDPILRPLLTLLHRACESDGAFSDNEGALLGELLSLVGGTELVPAGTTSLSSTHFFTSPPPTVRHKATFVLTGTFRLGPRSKVEMTISALGGLVASNITQSTDFLIVGEKASPDWANPSFGRKIEAAHALVGLGFPIAIISETHWVRGLPADRGTR; encoded by the coding sequence ATGAACTACAACTCAGCTGCGAACGCGAAGCGGAACATCACCGAGGCAATTGGTCTGATGCGCGGCGTAATGGCTGACGGCAACGTCAACAAGGCTGAAGCCGAGTTCATGCTGGGTTGGATTCTTTCGCAGGACAAGCTGAGCAGCGACCCGATTCTCCGCCCTTTGCTCACGCTTTTGCATCGTGCGTGTGAGTCCGATGGTGCGTTCTCCGACAACGAAGGCGCGCTCCTTGGCGAACTGCTCTCCTTGGTTGGAGGGACCGAGCTGGTCCCGGCAGGTACGACCTCTCTTTCCTCTACCCACTTCTTTACTTCGCCACCTCCAACGGTTCGGCACAAGGCAACGTTCGTGCTTACGGGAACGTTCCGCCTTGGGCCTCGCTCGAAGGTCGAAATGACCATTTCTGCCTTGGGTGGCCTCGTCGCGAGCAACATCACGCAGAGCACTGACTTCCTGATCGTCGGTGAGAAGGCTTCCCCGGATTGGGCGAATCCTTCCTTCGGTCGGAAGATAGAAGCGGCTCATGCGTTGGTCGGCCTGGGATTTCCGATCGCAATCATCAGCGAGACTCATTGGGTGCGCGGCTTGCCCGCTGATCGCGGCACTCGGTAG
- a CDS encoding NAD kinase, whose product MRIAVLASRTPEAQAARAELEALHPAVELDQCEAVVAIGGDGFMLQTLHRTQSFGVPVFGMKTGSVGFLMNAWRADGLVERIQAAEAAVLRPLEMLAISESGSSSGALAFNEVSLLRQTKQAAKIRIRLNNAVRLDELVCDGIMVATPAGSTAYNLSAHGPILPLDSSVLALTPISPFRPRRWRGAILRSDAEVSFEILDHYKRPVSATADSTEIRDVVEVRVRQSPERTVRLLFDPEHNLEERILAEQFEA is encoded by the coding sequence ATGCGCATCGCCGTGCTCGCCAGCCGCACCCCTGAAGCACAGGCCGCCCGCGCCGAGCTGGAAGCCCTGCATCCGGCGGTCGAGCTGGACCAGTGCGAGGCGGTGGTCGCCATCGGCGGCGATGGCTTCATGCTGCAGACCCTGCACCGCACGCAGTCCTTCGGCGTGCCGGTGTTCGGCATGAAGACCGGCAGCGTCGGCTTTCTGATGAACGCCTGGCGCGCCGATGGACTGGTCGAGCGCATCCAGGCGGCCGAGGCGGCGGTGCTGCGTCCTCTCGAGATGCTGGCGATTTCCGAATCCGGCAGCAGCAGCGGCGCGCTGGCCTTCAATGAAGTGTCGCTGCTGCGTCAGACCAAGCAGGCGGCCAAGATCCGCATCCGCCTGAACAACGCGGTGCGCCTCGATGAGCTGGTCTGCGACGGCATCATGGTCGCCACGCCGGCCGGCTCCACGGCCTACAACCTGTCCGCGCACGGGCCGATCCTGCCGCTCGACAGCTCGGTGCTGGCGCTGACCCCGATCAGCCCGTTCCGCCCCAGGCGCTGGCGTGGCGCCATCCTGCGCTCCGATGCGGAGGTCAGCTTCGAGATCCTCGATCACTACAAGCGGCCGGTGAGCGCGACCGCCGATTCCACCGAGATCCGCGATGTGGTCGAGGTGCGCGTGCGGCAGAGCCCCGAGCGCACCGTGCGCCTGCTGTTCGACCCCGAGCACAACCTCGAAGAGCGCATCCTCGCCGAGCAGTTCGAAGCCTGA
- a CDS encoding glycoside hydrolase family 97 protein: MRALVSTLHRCLSTPLILALVALAVSASVAPAAAESTAKGDDARLDPVNTVEVRSPDGRTRFVLSTAEGRLRYSVHRGAMTVIEPSALGFVFRETADFGAGFRILGSEQAEHDSRWEQPWGERRVVRDHHRALRVELERSAPPHHRLDIEVRVFNDGLGFRYRVPAQHGLAELHLLDELTEFRLPKPETLDTWWIPGRSWNRYEYLYRSTKLPEMDRAHTPMTLRTPAGLHIAIHEAALIDYAAMVLDQQRDGVLKADLTPWHDGVRVRTRAGFVTPWRTLHIADSASGLIDSDLILNLNAPNALGDVSWVEPGKYVGIWWGMHLGVETWASGPKHGATTANAKRYIDFAADNGFSGVLVEGWNLGWDGDWFHNGEIFNFTTAYPDFDIDAVAAYARERGVRLVGHHETSGHVSNYATQMDAAFDLYERLGVRQVKTGYVADGGGIKRIDEHGVLRREWHDGQFMVNEHQRTLIEASERRISINTHEPIKDTGLRRTYPNWITREGARGQEYNAWGNPPNPPEHVALLPFTRMLSGPMDYTPGIFNLAYEGLDAVNRVQHTLAKELSLYVVLYSPIQMVADLPEHYAAHPQAFQFIRDVPTDWEDSRALAGEVGDYIAIARQQRGSRDWYLGALTDEHPRTLTLPLDFLEADERYCAHLYLDGEGANWRSNPYAMRTEKRWVEAPEN, from the coding sequence ATGCGCGCGCTTGTCTCGACGCTACACCGCTGCCTGTCCACGCCTCTCATACTCGCGCTGGTCGCGCTCGCCGTGAGCGCCTCTGTGGCGCCCGCTGCGGCCGAATCCACGGCCAAGGGCGACGACGCCCGGCTCGACCCGGTCAACACCGTCGAGGTCCGCTCGCCGGATGGCCGCACCCGCTTCGTGCTGAGCACCGCCGAGGGCAGGCTGCGCTACAGCGTGCACCGCGGGGCGATGACGGTGATCGAACCCTCTGCGCTCGGCTTCGTGTTCCGCGAGACCGCCGACTTCGGCGCGGGCTTCCGCATCCTTGGCAGCGAGCAGGCCGAGCACGACAGCCGCTGGGAGCAGCCCTGGGGCGAGCGCCGCGTCGTGCGCGACCACCACCGCGCGCTGCGCGTCGAGCTGGAGCGCAGCGCGCCTCCGCACCATCGCCTCGACATCGAGGTGCGCGTGTTCAATGACGGTCTGGGCTTCCGCTACCGCGTGCCCGCGCAGCACGGCCTGGCCGAGCTGCATCTGCTCGATGAACTCACCGAGTTCCGCCTTCCCAAGCCGGAAACCCTCGACACCTGGTGGATCCCCGGCCGCAGCTGGAACCGCTACGAATACCTCTACCGCAGCACCAAGCTGCCGGAGATGGATCGCGCGCACACGCCGATGACCCTGCGCACGCCCGCCGGCCTGCACATCGCCATCCACGAGGCCGCGCTGATCGACTACGCCGCGATGGTGCTCGACCAGCAGCGCGACGGCGTGCTGAAGGCCGACCTCACGCCCTGGCACGACGGCGTGCGCGTGCGCACCCGCGCCGGCTTCGTCACGCCCTGGCGCACCCTGCATATCGCCGACAGCGCCAGCGGCCTGATCGACTCCGATCTCATCCTCAACTTGAACGCGCCGAACGCACTGGGCGACGTGAGCTGGGTCGAGCCGGGCAAGTACGTCGGCATCTGGTGGGGCATGCATCTGGGCGTGGAAACCTGGGCCAGCGGGCCCAAGCACGGCGCGACCACAGCGAACGCGAAGCGCTACATCGACTTCGCTGCCGACAACGGGTTCAGCGGCGTGCTGGTGGAAGGCTGGAACCTCGGCTGGGACGGCGACTGGTTCCACAACGGCGAGATCTTCAACTTCACCACCGCCTACCCGGACTTCGACATCGACGCCGTGGCCGCGTATGCGCGCGAGCGCGGCGTGCGCCTGGTCGGCCACCACGAGACCTCGGGCCACGTCAGCAACTACGCCACGCAGATGGATGCCGCCTTCGACCTCTACGAGCGCCTCGGCGTGCGCCAGGTCAAGACCGGCTACGTCGCCGATGGCGGCGGCATCAAACGCATCGACGAGCACGGCGTGCTGCGGCGCGAGTGGCACGACGGCCAGTTCATGGTCAACGAGCACCAGCGCACCCTGATCGAAGCCAGCGAACGCCGCATCAGCATCAACACCCACGAACCGATCAAGGACACCGGCCTGCGCCGCACCTACCCGAACTGGATCACCCGCGAAGGCGCGCGCGGGCAGGAGTACAACGCCTGGGGCAACCCGCCCAACCCGCCCGAGCACGTCGCCCTGCTGCCGTTCACGCGCATGCTCTCCGGCCCGATGGACTACACGCCCGGCATCTTCAACCTGGCCTACGAAGGCCTCGATGCGGTGAACCGCGTGCAGCACACACTGGCCAAGGAGCTGAGCCTCTACGTGGTGCTGTACAGCCCCATCCAGATGGTGGCCGACCTGCCGGAGCACTACGCCGCGCACCCGCAGGCCTTCCAGTTCATTCGCGACGTGCCCACCGACTGGGAAGACAGCCGCGCGCTGGCCGGCGAAGTCGGCGACTACATCGCCATCGCCCGCCAGCAGCGCGGCAGCCGCGACTGGTACCTGGGCGCGCTCACCGACGAACACCCACGCACGCTGACCCTGCCGCTGGACTTTCTGGAGGCAGACGAACGCTACTGCGCCCATCTGTATCTGGACGGCGAGGGCGCGAACTGGCGCAGCAATCCGTATGCGATGCGCACCGAGAAGCGCTGGGTGGAGGCGCCTGAGAACTGA
- a CDS encoding bile acid:sodium symporter family protein, with protein MGNNLIFSAGLPIALAIVMIGLGLHLGVADFKRVATAPRAVVVALAVQTGVLPAVAFGLVFAFALPPELGLGLVLLAASPGGVTANLFSHLARGDVALNITLTAINSALCLITLPLWTALGLAWLIGSEQAVPPPTQKIIEVGLLVLLPVLIGMGLRAWKPALAERLDKPVRILSTLILVLLIAAAVVIERKTLATHALALGGVVLLFNLASLLSGYWAGRLARLGVPQATAIAFEIGIHNGTLAIFVALSVLQMPAASVAPALYSLVMYVTGGVFAWWILRRQRQTGAPK; from the coding sequence ATGGGCAACAACCTGATCTTCAGCGCCGGACTGCCGATCGCGCTCGCGATCGTGATGATCGGCCTGGGCCTGCATCTCGGCGTCGCCGACTTCAAGCGCGTGGCGACCGCGCCGCGTGCCGTGGTGGTGGCGCTGGCCGTGCAGACCGGCGTGTTGCCGGCGGTGGCTTTCGGTCTCGTCTTCGCCTTTGCTCTACCGCCTGAACTTGGATTGGGCCTGGTGCTGCTGGCTGCTTCGCCCGGCGGCGTCACCGCCAACCTGTTTTCGCATCTGGCGCGCGGGGATGTGGCGCTGAACATCACGCTCACCGCCATCAACAGCGCGCTGTGCCTCATCACTCTGCCGCTATGGACCGCGCTGGGTCTCGCCTGGCTGATTGGCAGCGAGCAGGCGGTGCCGCCGCCGACGCAGAAGATCATCGAGGTCGGCCTGCTGGTGCTGCTGCCGGTGCTGATCGGCATGGGCCTGCGCGCCTGGAAGCCGGCGCTGGCGGAGCGCCTGGACAAGCCCGTGCGCATCCTTTCGACCCTGATCCTGGTGCTGCTGATCGCGGCCGCCGTGGTGATCGAGCGCAAGACGCTCGCCACCCACGCGCTGGCGCTCGGCGGCGTGGTGCTGCTGTTCAATCTGGCCAGCCTGCTCTCGGGCTACTGGGCCGGTCGCCTCGCGCGGCTCGGCGTGCCGCAGGCCACCGCGATCGCTTTCGAAATCGGCATCCACAACGGCACCCTGGCGATTTTCGTGGCCCTCAGCGTGCTGCAGATGCCCGCAGCCTCGGTCGCGCCGGCGCTGTATTCGCTGGTGATGTACGTCACCGGCGGCGTGTTCGCCTGGTGGATCCTCCGCCGGCAGCGACAGACGGGCGCGCCGAAGTAG